A DNA window from Brassica napus cultivar Da-Ae chromosome A4, Da-Ae, whole genome shotgun sequence contains the following coding sequences:
- the LOC125574878 gene encoding probable E3 ubiquitin-protein ligase RHB1A translates to MGGCCCCSSSRRADLDNGPPYYYYPRATEERVPLSTALNRTSSAISSGVVVVDTNLETSSPDAYIPPPLPIPFDVAIRVPQNPENGEEAACVDIREVSVETANTESAQETVDGITLGVPATTCPCKETESKLQTEIDLESTEDIDPKKPSKDVFVPIEEEEDCPICLEEYDMDNPKLLAKCEHHFHLACILEWMERSETCPVCNKEMVFDSPLD, encoded by the exons atggGAGGTTGCTGCTGTTGTTCTTCTTCAAGAAGAGCTGATCTTGATAATGGACCTCCCTACTATTAC TACCCGAGAGCAACAGAAGAGCGTGTTCCTTTATCTACCGCTCTTAACAGAACTTCCTCTGCAATCTCCTCTGGTGTTGTTGTAGTTGACACAAACTTAGAGACTTCATCTCCTGATGCTTACATACCACCACCACTCCCTATTCCTTTCGATGTGGCTATACGCGTTCCTCAAAATCCAGAAAACGGTGAAGAGGCTGCGTGTGTTGATATAAGAGAGGTTTCAGTTGAAACCGCTAATACTGAGTCGGCTCAAGAAACAGTCGATGGTATCACTCTCGGGGTTCCAGCTACTACATGCCCGTGTAAAGAAACAGAAAGCAAACTACAGACGGAGATTGATCTTGAATCTACTGAAGATATAGACCCCAAGAAGCCATCAAAAGACGTCTTTGTACCAATCGAGGAAGAGGAGGATTGCCCCATTTGTTTGGAAG AATATGATATGGATAACCCGAAACTTCTAGCCAAATGTGAGCACCATTTTCACCTGGCGTGCATTCTAGAATGGATGGAGAGAAGTGAAACTTGCCCCGTCTGCAACAAG GAAATGGTGTTTGACTCTCCCCTCGACTAG
- the LOC106446258 gene encoding BTB/POZ domain-containing protein At5g41330-like, whose protein sequence is MNIPATAHEPNVVSINVGGRIFQTTKQTLTLAGTDSLLSQLATESTTRFLDRDPALFSVLLYILRTGNLPARSNSFDVRDLIVESRYYGIEPFLIDSLSNPSQFEAFDLRKSRILQLNGRDSPSTIAPTSNAGGGLHVAHGSKITTFDWSLRRKSTVLTSFSAVDSLLEISPGVLAAGATDFPGLQIIDLQNGGNVRTTLNWENVSSSTVQAIGSSSEFLFASFESSRRNSNSIMVYDLSTLLPLLELDRCDVYGAGNDSAIPSNKLRWVQSCNLLMVSGSHASPSGVSGHVRFWDVRSRSMVCEIKEREDCFSDVAVSENLSAVFKVGVASGEVFYTDLRSLGGKDRPWVCLGEEKKRGLNERKGAGCKIESYGNHVFCSKGSGIELWSEVITGLVGNARRDVLEERVFRKNSFAAGSGENKITGLAFGGSRMFVTRKDQQSIEVWQSPSRGVSM, encoded by the coding sequence ATGAATATTCCGGCCACCGCTCATGAACCGAACGTTGTCTCCATCAACGTCGGAGGCCGGATCTTCCAGACGACGAAGCAAACCTTAACCTTAGCCGGAACCGATTCTCTCCTCTCCCAACTCGCCACTGAGTCAACTACTCGTTTCCTCGATCGAGATCCCGCTCTGTTCTCCGTCCTTCTCTACATCCTCCGCACCGGAAACCTCCCCGCGAGATCAAACTCCTTCGACGTCCGAGATCTCATCGTAGAGTCAAGATACTACGGAATCGAGCCCTTCCTCATCGACTCCCTCTCGAATCCGTCCCAGTTCGAGGCCTTCGATCTCCGCAAATCCCGCATCCTCCAATTAAACGGCCGAGACTCTCCGTCGACGATCGCGCCGACGAGCAACGCCGGAGGAGGCCTCCACGTGGCGCACGGAAGCAAAATCACAACCTTCGACTGGTCGTTACGGCGGAAATCGACGGTGCTGACTAGCTTCTCCGCCGTGGATTCGCTTCTAGAGATCTCTCCGGGAGTTTTAGCCGCCGGAGCCACCGACTTCCCAGGGTTGCAGATCATCGATCTCCAAAACGGCGGAAACGTACGGACGACGCTGAACTGGGAGAACGTGTCTAGCTCGACGGTTCAAGCAATAGGCTCTTCCTCCGAGTTTCTGTTCGCTAGCTTTGAATCTAGCAGAAGGAACTCGAATTCGATTATGGTGTACGATCTCTCCACCTTGTTACCTCTCTTAGAGCTCGATCGTTGCGACGTCTACGGCGCTGGAAATGATTCTGCGATCCCCTCGAATAAGTTGAGATGGGTTCAGAGCTGTAACTTGTTGATGGTCTCTGGCTCTCACGCTAGTCCGTCTGGCGTGAGTGGTCACGTGCGGTTTTGGGACGTTAGGTCGAGGAGTATGGTTTGTGAGATTAAGGAGAGGGAAGATTGTTTCTCTGATGTCGCTGTTTCGGAGAATCTCTCAGCCGTTTTCAAGGTGGGTGTGGCTTCAGGGGAGGTTTTCTACACGGATTTGAGGAGTTTAGGAGGTAAGGATCGGCCATGGGTTTGtcttggggaagagaagaagagaggctTGAATGAGAGGAAAGGAGCTGGGTGTAAGATAGAGAGCTATGGGAACCATGTGTTTTGTAGTAAAGGGAGTGGGATTGAGCTTTGGTCTGAAGTGATTACGGGGTTGGTAGGGAATGCGAGGAGGGATGTATTGGAAGAGAGGGTTTTTAGGAAGAACTCGTTCGCGGCGGGTTCAGGAGAAAACAAGATTACTGGATTGGCGTTTGGAGGGAGCAGGATGTTTGTGACCCGGAAGGATCAACAGTCTATCGAGGTTTGGCAGAGTCCGAGTCGTGGAGTATCGATGTAA
- the LOC125607945 gene encoding uncharacterized protein LOC125607945, translated as MGDEPRFSEKWDFRRQENNFDDDSSSDDPDSYSTHEPIIHNTDPVLDSNHLDNGTKTVSTEQPVKTRKRRSKKDESKPEKAKQVRKRKPKTVCAEENTKKKETVMETDEVGMFMKTLLDDLTASRESLMNWMNTELNGSSDQHVSRPPPKKRAVAAGPVKKRRTKTKGQEEKESEKQRKQGEICQEMIKTKEKGSEVVQNGGDQAQQLDYDVGTLDMFLRSGLEQGQQGIVEQTEIENATTMNEKKSVVLAIEAPKLRQRQKKASTIKNRSETKKDDNFAIPYVPQLSSSPTLQSFPVGSSLFPSSSQGVTSLASNHNFQPMQPPVVPQFSDLYEFQTGFTGGQGYDKSSPFHNNGYFSGFPAASQPNLMAQVNHTTYSQQRDNNNMLGGLQMNPMTYSQQRDNNNMFGELQMAIGAIPYSGSRFPESEAGNGNYSLSDYRTSSGR; from the coding sequence ATGGGAGATGAGCCAAGGTTTAGTGAGAAATGGGATTTCAGAAGGCAGGAGAACAACTTTGATGATGATTCTTCAAGCGACGATCCGGATTCATATTCAACTCACGAACCGATTATTCATAACACAGATCCTGTTCTTGACTCTAATCATCTAGACAATGGAACAAAAACAGTGTCTACGGAGCAACCAGTGAAAACCCGGAAGAGAAGGAGCAAGAAAGATGAGAGTAAACCTGAGAAAGCTAAACAAGTAAGGAAAAGGAAACCGAAAACTGTTTGTGCAGAGGAGAATACGAAGAAAAAGGAAACGGTAATGGAGACGGATGAAGTTGGAATGTTTATGAAGACGTTGCTTGATGATCTTACAGCTTCGAGAGAGAGCTTAATGAATTGGATGAACACTGAATTGAATGGATCATCGGATCAACATGTGTCTCGACCACCTCCGAAGAAAAGAGCGGTTGCTGCCGGACCAGTGAAGAAGAGGAGGACAAAGACGAAAGGACAAGAGGAGAAGGAGAGTgaaaaacagaggaaacagGGCGAGATATGTCAGGAGATGATCAAAACTAAAGAGAAGGGTTCAGAGGTTGTGCAGAACGGTGGAGATCAAGCTCAACAACTTGATTATGATGTTGGAACGTTGGATATGTTTCTCAGGAGCGGTCTTGAACAAGGACAACAAGGTATTGTTGAGCAAACTGAGATCGAGAATGCGACAACCATGAATGAGAAGAAGAGTGTTGTTTTGGCCATTGAAGCTCCAAAGCTAAGACAGAGACAAAAGAAAGCCAGCACCATCAAAAACAGATCCGAAACAAAGAAAGATGATAACTTTGCGATACCCTATGTGCCACAGCTGTCTTCATCGCCAACGTTGCAGAGCTTTCCGGTAGGTTCTTCGTTGTTTCCTTCGTCAAGCCAAGGGGTTACTTCTTTAGCAAGTAACCACAACTTCCAACCGATGCAACCACCAGTAGTACCTCAGTTCTCTGATCTTTATGAATTTCAGACAGGATTCACAGGAGGACAAGGATATGACAAGAGTTCTCCGTTTCACAACAATGGTTACTTTTCTGGTTTTCCGGCAGCTTCCCAACCTAATCTGATGGCACAAGTGAATCATACGACTTATTCACAGCAGAGAGACAACAATAATATGTTGGGAGGACTGCAGATGAATCCTATGACTTATTCACAGCAGAgagataacaataatatgtttGGAGAACTGCAAATGGCTATTGGAGCAATACCATATTCCGGTAGCAGATTTCCTGAATCCGAAGCCGGTAACGGTAATTACAGCCTCTCCGATTACAGAACTAGCTCAGGTAGATGA
- the LOC111215037 gene encoding transcription factor GLABRA 3-like isoform X2 has translation MVTGQNRTSVPENLKKQLAVSIRSIQWSYAIFWSVSASQPGVLEWGDGYYNGDIKTRKTIQASEIKADQLGLRRSEQLRELFESLSIAESSSTGTAVGSQVSRRASAAALSPEDLADTEWYYLVCMSFVFKIGEGMPGRTFANGEPIWLCNAGTADSKVFSRSLLAKSASVNTVICFPFLGGVVEIGTTEHIAEDMNVIQCVKKSFLEAPDPNASILQPISSDYHIDNVLDPQHILGDEIYAPMFGTRPFQATSPTRTTNGFDPEHDQLAEDHDSFMAEGINSQVQSWQHMDDELSNCVHQSLNSSDCVSQTFAEAGARRVSCGARKGRIQRLGHFQEQQKNVKMLSFDPRNDDVHYQSVISTIFKTSHQLILGPQFRNCDKRSSFTRWKKPSPSSSGTASIVAPSQGMLKKIIFEVPRVHQKEKLMLDSPVAGDETANHAVSEKKRREKLNERFLILRSIIPSVNKSDKVSILDDTIEYLQELERRVQELESCRESTDTETRGTIAAKRKKPYDAGERTSANCTNNEIGYVKRTHVGEAEPAETGLTDNLRIRSFGNEVVIELRCVWREGVLLEIMDVISNLHLDSHSVQSSTGDGLLCLTVSCKHKGSKIATPGMIKEALQKVAWIC, from the exons ATGGTTACGGGACAAAACAGAACATCTGTTCCTGAGAATCTGAAAAAACAGCTTGCAGTTTCAATTCGAAGTATTCAATGGAGTTATGCGATCTTTTGGTCTGTCTCTGCTTCTCAGCCTGG AGTGTTAGAATGGGGAGATGGATATTATAACGGAGATATCAAAACGAGGAAGACGATTCAAGCTTCGGAGATCAAAGCTGATCAGCTTGGTTTAAGGAGGAGCGAGCAGCTTAGAGAGctttttgagtctctctccaTCGCTGAATCTTCTTCCACTGGAACCGCCGTGGGATCTCAGGTCAGTAGACGAGCTTCCGCCGCTGCACTCTCGCCGGAAGATCTCGCCGACACGGAGTGGTACTACTTGGTTTGTATGTCTTTCGTCTTCAAAATCGGTGAAGG aatgCCTGGACGGACGTTTGCAAACGGTGAACCGATATGGCTATGCAATGCTGGTACTGCTGATAGTAAAGTTTTTAGCCGTTCTCTCCTCGCTAAA AGCGCTTCCGTTAATACAGTAATTTGCTTCCCGTTTCTTGGAGGAGTCGTTGAGATCGGTACCACAGAACAC ATTGCAGAGGATATGAACGTAATACAATGCGTGAAGAAATCATTCCTCGAAGCTCCTGATCCAAACGCTTCAATATTACAACCAATATCATCAGATTATCACATAGACAACGTCCTCGATCCGCAACACATCCTAGGAGACGAAATCTATGCTCCTATGTTTGGCACTCGGCCTTTTCAAGCAACTTCCCCGACCAGAACCACCAACGGTTTCGATCCCGAACACGATCAACTAGCGGAAGATCATGATTCGTTCATGGCCGAAGGAATCAACTCTCAAGTACAAAGTTGGCAGCACATGGACGATGAGCTCAGTAACTGCGTACACCAATCGCTAAATTCCAGCGATTGCGTCTCTCAGACGTTTGCTGAAGCAGGGGCTAGACGAGTTTCTTGCGGCGCAAGAAAGGGTAGGATTCAAAGGTTAGGGCATTTCCAAGAGCAACAGAAAAATGTGAAGATGCTATCTTTTGATCCAAGAAACGATGATGTTCATTACCAAAGTGTGATATCCACAATTTTTAAGACCAGCCACCAGCTAATCCTCGGACCACAGTTCCGAAACTGCGATAAGCGGTCAAGCTTCACAAGGTGGAAGAaaccatcaccatcatcatctgGAACCGCATCAATCGTAGCACCATCACAAGGAATGTTGAAGAAGATTATTTTCGAGGTTCCACGAGTGCACCAGAAAGAGAAGCTGATGCTGGATTCACCAGTGGCTGGGGATGAAACCGCGAACCACGCGGTTTCAGAGAAGAAACGGCGGGAGAAACTGAATGAACGGTTCTTGATCTTGAGATCAATCATTCCTTCAGTCAATAAG AGCGATAAAGTATCAATTCTTGATGATACAATTGAGTATCTTCAAGAACTAGAGAGACGGGTTCAAGAACTAGAATCATGCAGAGAATCAACCGATACAGAAACTCGTGGGACAATAGCAGCGAAGAGGAAGAAACCTTATGATGCAGGCGAAAGAACATCAGCTAATTGCACAAACAATGAAATCGGCTACGTGAAAAGAACCCATGTCGGAGAAGCCGAACCAGCAGAAACCGGTTTAACCGATAATTTAAGGATCAGGTCGTTTGGAAACGAGGTGGTAATTGAGCTGAGATGTGTTTGGAGAGAAGGCGTTTTGCTTGAGATAATGGATGTGATTAGTAATCTCCACTTGGATTCGCATTCGGTACAATCCTCGACCGGAGACGGTTTACTCTGCTTAACCGTCAGTTGCAAG CACAAGGGCTCAAAAATTGCCACACCAGGAATGATCAAAGAGGCACTTCAAAAGGTTGCATGGATATGTTGA
- the LOC125607946 gene encoding ubiquitin-conjugating enzyme E2 4 — MSSPSKRREMDMMKLMMSDYKVETINDGMQEFFVEFNGPKDSLYEGGVWKIRVELPDAYPYKSPSVGFITKIYHPNVDELSGSVCLDVINQTWSPMFDLVNVFETFLPQLLLYPNPSDPLNGEAAALMMRDRPTYELRVKEYCEKYAKPGEGSEDKSSDEELSEEEYGSDDNEDDDDVAIAGNPDP, encoded by the exons ATGTCTTCGCCGAGCAAACGTAGAGAAATGGATATGATGAAGCT GATGATGAGCGATTATAAAGTGGAGACTATCAACGATGGCATGCAAGAGTTCTTTGTTGAATTCAATGGCCCCAAAGACA GTCTGTATGAAGGAGGAGTGTGGAAGATAAGGGTTGAGCTTCCAGATGCTTATCCTTACAAATCTCCTTCTGTTGGTTTCATTACCAAGATTTATCACCCTAACGTTGATGAACT GTCCGGTTCTGTTTGCTTAGATGTGATCAACCAGACTTGGAGTCCTATGTTTG acCTTGTGAATGTGTTTGAGACATTTCTTCCTCAGCTTCTTTTGTATCCAAACCCATCTGATCCTTTGAATGGAGAAGCCGCTGCATTGATGATGCGTGATCGTCCTACTTATGAACTACGAGTTAAAG AATACTGTGAGAAGTATGCAAAACCAGGGGAAGGTTCAGAAGATAAGTCTAGCGATGAAGAGCTAAGTGAAGAGGAATATGGTTCTGATGacaatgaagatgatgatgatgttgcaATTGCAGGCAACCCAGATCCTTAA
- the LOC111215037 gene encoding transcription factor GLABRA 3-like isoform X1, with the protein MDEETMVTGQNRTSVPENLKKQLAVSIRSIQWSYAIFWSVSASQPGVLEWGDGYYNGDIKTRKTIQASEIKADQLGLRRSEQLRELFESLSIAESSSTGTAVGSQVSRRASAAALSPEDLADTEWYYLVCMSFVFKIGEGMPGRTFANGEPIWLCNAGTADSKVFSRSLLAKSASVNTVICFPFLGGVVEIGTTEHIAEDMNVIQCVKKSFLEAPDPNASILQPISSDYHIDNVLDPQHILGDEIYAPMFGTRPFQATSPTRTTNGFDPEHDQLAEDHDSFMAEGINSQVQSWQHMDDELSNCVHQSLNSSDCVSQTFAEAGARRVSCGARKGRIQRLGHFQEQQKNVKMLSFDPRNDDVHYQSVISTIFKTSHQLILGPQFRNCDKRSSFTRWKKPSPSSSGTASIVAPSQGMLKKIIFEVPRVHQKEKLMLDSPVAGDETANHAVSEKKRREKLNERFLILRSIIPSVNKSDKVSILDDTIEYLQELERRVQELESCRESTDTETRGTIAAKRKKPYDAGERTSANCTNNEIGYVKRTHVGEAEPAETGLTDNLRIRSFGNEVVIELRCVWREGVLLEIMDVISNLHLDSHSVQSSTGDGLLCLTVSCKHKGSKIATPGMIKEALQKVAWIC; encoded by the exons AT GGATGAAGAAACAATGGTTACGGGACAAAACAGAACATCTGTTCCTGAGAATCTGAAAAAACAGCTTGCAGTTTCAATTCGAAGTATTCAATGGAGTTATGCGATCTTTTGGTCTGTCTCTGCTTCTCAGCCTGG AGTGTTAGAATGGGGAGATGGATATTATAACGGAGATATCAAAACGAGGAAGACGATTCAAGCTTCGGAGATCAAAGCTGATCAGCTTGGTTTAAGGAGGAGCGAGCAGCTTAGAGAGctttttgagtctctctccaTCGCTGAATCTTCTTCCACTGGAACCGCCGTGGGATCTCAGGTCAGTAGACGAGCTTCCGCCGCTGCACTCTCGCCGGAAGATCTCGCCGACACGGAGTGGTACTACTTGGTTTGTATGTCTTTCGTCTTCAAAATCGGTGAAGG aatgCCTGGACGGACGTTTGCAAACGGTGAACCGATATGGCTATGCAATGCTGGTACTGCTGATAGTAAAGTTTTTAGCCGTTCTCTCCTCGCTAAA AGCGCTTCCGTTAATACAGTAATTTGCTTCCCGTTTCTTGGAGGAGTCGTTGAGATCGGTACCACAGAACAC ATTGCAGAGGATATGAACGTAATACAATGCGTGAAGAAATCATTCCTCGAAGCTCCTGATCCAAACGCTTCAATATTACAACCAATATCATCAGATTATCACATAGACAACGTCCTCGATCCGCAACACATCCTAGGAGACGAAATCTATGCTCCTATGTTTGGCACTCGGCCTTTTCAAGCAACTTCCCCGACCAGAACCACCAACGGTTTCGATCCCGAACACGATCAACTAGCGGAAGATCATGATTCGTTCATGGCCGAAGGAATCAACTCTCAAGTACAAAGTTGGCAGCACATGGACGATGAGCTCAGTAACTGCGTACACCAATCGCTAAATTCCAGCGATTGCGTCTCTCAGACGTTTGCTGAAGCAGGGGCTAGACGAGTTTCTTGCGGCGCAAGAAAGGGTAGGATTCAAAGGTTAGGGCATTTCCAAGAGCAACAGAAAAATGTGAAGATGCTATCTTTTGATCCAAGAAACGATGATGTTCATTACCAAAGTGTGATATCCACAATTTTTAAGACCAGCCACCAGCTAATCCTCGGACCACAGTTCCGAAACTGCGATAAGCGGTCAAGCTTCACAAGGTGGAAGAaaccatcaccatcatcatctgGAACCGCATCAATCGTAGCACCATCACAAGGAATGTTGAAGAAGATTATTTTCGAGGTTCCACGAGTGCACCAGAAAGAGAAGCTGATGCTGGATTCACCAGTGGCTGGGGATGAAACCGCGAACCACGCGGTTTCAGAGAAGAAACGGCGGGAGAAACTGAATGAACGGTTCTTGATCTTGAGATCAATCATTCCTTCAGTCAATAAG AGCGATAAAGTATCAATTCTTGATGATACAATTGAGTATCTTCAAGAACTAGAGAGACGGGTTCAAGAACTAGAATCATGCAGAGAATCAACCGATACAGAAACTCGTGGGACAATAGCAGCGAAGAGGAAGAAACCTTATGATGCAGGCGAAAGAACATCAGCTAATTGCACAAACAATGAAATCGGCTACGTGAAAAGAACCCATGTCGGAGAAGCCGAACCAGCAGAAACCGGTTTAACCGATAATTTAAGGATCAGGTCGTTTGGAAACGAGGTGGTAATTGAGCTGAGATGTGTTTGGAGAGAAGGCGTTTTGCTTGAGATAATGGATGTGATTAGTAATCTCCACTTGGATTCGCATTCGGTACAATCCTCGACCGGAGACGGTTTACTCTGCTTAACCGTCAGTTGCAAG CACAAGGGCTCAAAAATTGCCACACCAGGAATGATCAAAGAGGCACTTCAAAAGGTTGCATGGATATGTTGA